A part of Capsicum annuum cultivar UCD-10X-F1 chromosome 6, UCD10Xv1.1, whole genome shotgun sequence genomic DNA contains:
- the LOC107873611 gene encoding E3 ubiquitin-protein ligase RNF4 produces MSTRDRRAQQNKRTRSNSRRNTVLNVDLNAAPQGENGDQEVTSTHAVSGDTTNGQRGASLTPAAIDVEALDDDVIISSPRAFAAAKNNSRRNQGRVIVLDVDSEDPAPRGSSRDKRRRASTNQATTSGNVPIDLEGHNCQKRVDLKSAIPPPPKEPTFSCPVCMGPLVEEMSTKCGHIFCKACIKASVAAQGKCPTCRRKMTMKDTIRVYLPTTC; encoded by the exons ATGAGTACCCGAGATAGAAGGGCACAACAAAATAAGCGTACAAGGTCCAACTCGAGAAGAAATACCGTGCTAAATGTGGATCTAAATGCTGCACCACAAGGTGAGAACGGAGATCAGGAAGTAACTTCTACTCATGCTGTGTCGGGGGATACAACAAATGGACAAAGAGGTGCCTCTTTGACACCTGCAGCAATTGACGTTGAGGcacttgatgatgatgtgatTATATCATCCCCTAGGGCATTTGCAGCA gCTAAGAACAACTCCAGAAGGAATCAAGGACGGGTTATTGTGCTTGATGTGGATTCCG AGGACCCTGCGCCTAGGGGTAGCAGTCGCGACAAGCGTAGGAGGGCCTCTACAAATCAAGCAACGACCAGTGGTAATGTTCCGATAGACCTAGAAGGACATAACTGTCAAAAG AGAGTCGATCTAAAAAGtgcaataccaccaccaccaaaagAGCCTACATTTAGCTGTCCAGTGTGCATGGGTCCATTAGTCGAGGAGATGTCGACTAAATGTGGTCACATTTTCTGCAAGGCGTGCATAAAAGCATCCGTTGCTGCTCAGGGTAAATGTCCTACGTGTAGGAGGAAAATGACTATGAAAGACACCATAAGAGTGTATCTTCCCACCACATGTTAA
- the LOC107875167 gene encoding norbelladine synthase, protein MFGTLSQEIEVPVAANEVWKIYGTIQLANIVVKHLPNIVHRVDILEGDGGVGSILKVTFPPGTPLLTSHKEKFVVVDDVKRVKIAQVVEGGLLDLGFTLYKVKFEVIEKDKDTCITKATIEYEVKEEAIANVSFRRIQDSKRYDEYMSVILFHRRIQDSKRYDKQFGSKDIRLTLLNIDATMISTI, encoded by the exons ATGTTTGGAACACTTTCTCAAGAGATTGAAGTTCCTGTTGCAGCAAATGAAGTTTGGAAAATCTATGGCACTATTCAACTAGCTAATATTGTAGTTAAACACCTCCCGAATATCGTTCACCGGGTCGATATACTTGAAGGTGATGGTGGTGTTGGATCAATCCTCAAAGTAACATTTCCACCAGGCACACCACTTTTGACATCTCACAAAGagaaatttgttgttgttgatgatgttaagAGGGTGAAAATTGCTCAAGTAGTGGAAGGTGGACTTCTTGATCTTGGTTTTACACTTTATAAGGTTAAGTTTGAAGTCATAGAAAAGGATAAAGATACATGTATTACAAAAGCAACAATTGAATATGAAGTTAAGGAAGAAGCAATAGCTAATGTCTCATTT aggcggatccaggattcaAAACGCTATGATGAATATATGAGTGTGATCTTATTTCAT AGGCGGATTCAGGATTCGAAACGCTATGATAAAC AATTTGGCAGCAAAGATATTAGGTTAACTTTGTTAAATATTGATGCTACTATGATTTCTACTATTTAG